One genomic segment of Pseudomonadota bacterium includes these proteins:
- a CDS encoding SDR family NAD(P)-dependent oxidoreductase: MSESISTGRLTGRHIILTGAAGNIGSHITRHLLQEGARVVLNGRTEQKLTELAEQLVEEGFDASSILCAAGDCAVPADCEAVVGAATEHFGDIDVLINNAGGAGPKQTLEHIPFSEDQKLQIGDAETLFEACMNLLGGPWNMTRAALPRLSNGASVINVSTIFSRTPYFGRIPYVVPKSALNALSLGLARELGPSRQAVRVNTVFPGPIKSERIDTVFAAMDELQQLESGSTSEHFRGLMTVKKADDDGQLDFRYPTPTNVADTITWLASEESSGLSGHALEVTHGMQVPAQSRFKLVSWPDSRLVDLRHRVILIIGGSDVDDALTFARRNRNHGAQVVIGFRSLEAVGHARAQLASGEDRWIQLQHVNPLRPESLERVFELIGDQFEQLDGVIYLPATANADHGHALASAEDRDVAQFIERELAAPVAFASALSERLASWPKQQAAPAVTFVTNPDDGRGNLLNDVSRAAIEALIRVWRLESEHQLRTGTRPFALSPNQLVRFDNSEPDNVAFAADWCVTLNNRVRKMDAINLWLPKSIQRATGKSSMPMSIQRVLPGLHRGKSAVITGGSLGIGLQLGRFLALAGARVLLSARSEEKLASARDSIVEELRLSGYGDPENRVFILPDVDVGDAAALQKLFDHAMALFGNVDFLINNAGISGAEEMVVDMSLDDWNRTMEANLISNYALIRMFAPTMKDHGSGNILNVSSYFGGEKYLAVAYPNRADYSVSKAGQRVLAEILSRHLGPEIQINAMAPGPVDGARLRGLGGAPGLFSRRGRLILENIRLNKVYGALLTAPDDVLKSCLQKLAINRLDQLSEWADAPRALATLITQAAEGSAVANASDYLLSGPLAEKLCRRLEVGGQISAADSERFLDACETPEGDFFEAGDIERAAQKIEAGIINRLHLHRMPTDEQVAVSTVFSLADQIVSGETFHPSGGLKFDRSVTEGEMMLHPGKEDLAQLNGKKVVLIGDTMREELQAIAEGFAEHKIAALTLLVSSEDTAKTLTARMAKLDGINLTVRPVTDHIEKAMDEARAAMGSIDVVVSTPFVRMPLKPLAADAGRSWDRVLTTEEFADVVGNHLTHHFRAAKKAALIEGCQIVLVTSGTSRASTREEFALALFAKNSLHAFTVTLGVEGERLPTAPAINQVQLTRRARAEEPSNDQELAEEMQRLVAAVLQCSVPAPRPKDSRYLARIFRGNAVTV, translated from the coding sequence ATGAGCGAATCAATCAGCACTGGCCGGCTCACCGGCCGCCACATCATTCTGACCGGAGCCGCCGGCAATATCGGCTCCCACATTACCCGCCACCTGCTCCAGGAGGGCGCCAGGGTTGTGCTGAACGGCCGCACGGAACAAAAGCTCACAGAGCTGGCCGAGCAGCTGGTCGAAGAGGGATTTGACGCTTCCAGCATCCTTTGTGCTGCGGGTGACTGCGCGGTGCCCGCCGACTGCGAAGCCGTGGTTGGCGCCGCAACCGAACACTTTGGCGACATCGACGTCCTGATCAACAATGCCGGCGGCGCGGGCCCAAAACAAACGCTGGAGCACATCCCGTTCAGCGAGGACCAGAAACTGCAGATCGGCGATGCGGAGACGCTCTTCGAGGCCTGCATGAACCTGCTGGGCGGACCTTGGAATATGACACGAGCCGCCCTGCCCCGACTGTCGAACGGCGCGTCGGTGATCAACGTATCAACCATATTCTCTCGCACGCCATACTTCGGTCGGATCCCGTACGTTGTCCCCAAGTCGGCGCTGAACGCCCTGTCGCTGGGCCTTGCGCGCGAGCTCGGCCCCAGTAGACAGGCGGTGCGGGTCAACACGGTGTTCCCTGGGCCGATCAAGTCGGAACGCATCGACACCGTGTTTGCCGCCATGGACGAGCTGCAGCAGCTCGAGTCGGGAAGCACTTCAGAGCATTTCCGCGGGCTGATGACCGTCAAAAAGGCGGACGACGACGGGCAGCTGGACTTTCGCTACCCCACGCCGACCAACGTCGCGGACACCATCACCTGGCTGGCCAGCGAGGAATCCAGCGGCTTATCCGGCCACGCGTTGGAGGTGACGCACGGCATGCAGGTGCCGGCCCAAAGCCGCTTTAAGCTGGTTTCGTGGCCGGACAGCCGGCTGGTTGACCTCCGACATCGGGTCATCCTCATTATCGGCGGCAGCGACGTTGACGACGCGCTGACCTTCGCGCGGCGCAACCGAAACCACGGTGCGCAGGTTGTCATCGGCTTTCGTTCGCTGGAAGCCGTCGGTCATGCCCGAGCGCAGCTGGCGAGCGGCGAGGACCGCTGGATTCAGCTGCAGCACGTCAATCCGCTCCGGCCCGAATCGCTGGAGCGTGTTTTCGAGCTGATCGGCGATCAGTTCGAACAGCTCGACGGCGTCATCTACCTCCCGGCAACCGCCAACGCCGACCACGGTCACGCGCTGGCTAGCGCGGAAGATCGCGACGTTGCACAATTCATTGAGCGGGAGCTGGCCGCGCCGGTCGCCTTTGCGTCGGCCCTGAGCGAGCGCCTCGCGTCCTGGCCGAAGCAGCAGGCGGCGCCGGCCGTCACGTTCGTGACCAACCCCGACGACGGGCGAGGCAATCTCTTGAACGACGTCAGCCGAGCTGCCATCGAGGCGCTGATCCGCGTCTGGCGCCTGGAGTCTGAACATCAGCTGAGGACAGGTACGCGACCGTTTGCACTCAGCCCCAACCAGCTGGTCCGGTTCGACAACAGCGAACCCGACAACGTGGCCTTCGCCGCAGACTGGTGCGTGACGCTGAACAATCGTGTACGAAAGATGGACGCGATCAACCTCTGGCTGCCGAAGTCCATCCAGCGCGCTACCGGCAAGTCGTCGATGCCGATGTCGATCCAGCGCGTGCTGCCGGGCCTGCATCGAGGGAAAAGCGCGGTGATCACCGGCGGCAGTCTGGGTATCGGCCTGCAGCTCGGACGTTTTCTGGCGCTGGCGGGCGCGCGGGTGCTGCTCAGCGCGCGCAGCGAAGAAAAGCTCGCGAGCGCCCGCGACAGCATCGTCGAAGAGCTGCGCCTGTCGGGGTACGGCGATCCGGAAAACCGGGTGTTCATCCTTCCCGATGTCGACGTCGGCGACGCCGCAGCGCTCCAGAAGCTGTTCGACCACGCCATGGCGCTGTTCGGCAACGTGGACTTTCTCATCAACAACGCCGGCATCTCAGGCGCGGAGGAGATGGTTGTCGACATGAGTCTCGACGACTGGAACCGCACCATGGAAGCTAATCTGATCAGCAACTACGCGCTGATCCGGATGTTCGCGCCAACGATGAAAGACCATGGCAGCGGCAATATCCTGAACGTGTCCAGCTATTTTGGTGGCGAAAAGTATCTGGCTGTCGCCTATCCCAATCGCGCGGACTACTCGGTGTCCAAAGCGGGGCAGCGGGTCCTGGCGGAAATCCTGTCCCGGCATCTGGGTCCGGAGATTCAGATCAATGCGATGGCACCGGGTCCGGTTGACGGCGCCCGGCTGCGCGGCCTCGGCGGCGCACCGGGGCTCTTTTCGCGCCGCGGGCGGCTGATCCTGGAGAACATCCGGCTCAACAAGGTGTACGGCGCCCTGCTGACCGCCCCCGATGACGTGTTGAAATCGTGCCTGCAAAAGCTCGCGATCAATCGCCTGGATCAGCTCAGCGAGTGGGCCGACGCACCGCGAGCCCTGGCCACGCTGATCACCCAGGCCGCCGAGGGTTCAGCGGTCGCCAACGCCTCAGACTATCTCCTCAGCGGCCCGCTGGCAGAGAAGCTGTGCCGGCGCCTCGAAGTCGGTGGGCAAATCAGCGCTGCCGACAGCGAGCGTTTTCTCGATGCCTGCGAGACACCCGAAGGCGACTTCTTTGAAGCCGGAGACATCGAGCGCGCGGCCCAGAAGATCGAGGCGGGTATTATCAATCGACTGCACCTTCATCGGATGCCCACCGACGAACAGGTGGCGGTCTCCACCGTCTTCAGCCTGGCCGACCAGATTGTCAGCGGTGAGACGTTCCATCCGTCGGGCGGCCTGAAGTTTGATCGATCCGTGACCGAAGGAGAAATGATGCTCCACCCCGGCAAGGAAGACCTGGCTCAGCTCAACGGCAAGAAGGTGGTGTTGATCGGCGACACCATGCGCGAGGAGCTGCAGGCGATTGCGGAGGGGTTTGCTGAGCACAAGATTGCTGCGCTGACGCTGCTGGTCAGCAGCGAAGACACCGCCAAAACGCTGACCGCAAGAATGGCCAAGCTCGACGGCATCAATCTGACGGTCAGACCGGTCACCGACCATATCGAAAAGGCGATGGATGAGGCGCGGGCCGCCATGGGGTCTATCGACGTGGTGGTCAGCACACCGTTTGTTCGCATGCCGCTCAAGCCTCTAGCCGCAGACGCTGGCCGAAGCTGGGATCGGGTACTCACCACTGAGGAGTTCGCCGACGTGGTGGGCAATCATCTGACTCACCACTTCCGAGCCGCCAAGAAAGCCGCGCTCATCGAAGGGTGCCAGATTGTGCTGGTGACCTCGGGCACTTCCCGCGCCTCCACGCGGGAGGAGTTTGCGCTGGCGCTGTTTGCCAAGAACTCGCTGCACGCCTTTACCGTGACGCTCGGCGTCGAAGGCGAAAGGCTGCCGACGGCCCCGGCGATCAATCAGGTTCAGCTGACCCGGCGAGCCCGGGCCGAGGAGCCGAGCAATGATCAGGAGCTCGCAGAGGAAATGCAGCGTCTGGTTGCAGCGGTACTCCAGTGTTCGGTCCCGGCTCCGCGGCCCAAGGACAGCCGCTACCTGGCGCGGATCTTCCGCGGCAATGCCGTGACCGTCTAG
- a CDS encoding ATP-dependent DNA ligase, with protein sequence MLLRDLVAASGAVAATRSRLKKRAALAACLGATLPEERALVVNYLSGALPQGKIGLGPALISKLTPGQGPEPSTVELLELDQTFDQIAATKGAGSGKARQETLTQLYARLSDDEGRFVSRLVLGELRQGALEGVLIDALADATELPASELRRAVMLAGDPAPVAVAAWTDGLAGLAQFKLELFKPVKPMLAQPADDMPGAMEALGEAALEIKLDGARVQIHREGTRVEFYSRQLNPVTESLPEIAAIVADLPLESGIFDGEVLALREDGRPLPFQVTMRRFGRRLNVAEMTQKIPLQLFVFDCLMLNGESLIDEPLSRRIRTMEQALPASLRVNRLISASREEATRFLTDALSAGHEGVMAKSLTAPYMAGSRGADWLKIKQAHTLDLVVLAAEWGSGRRKGKLSNLHLGARDAESGEFVMLGKTFKGLTDRLLAWQTERLLALQTHTEGHVVFVRPKLVVEIAFSDVQTSPQYPAGMALRFARVKRYRKDKTPLEADTLTTVRQLHQAGG encoded by the coding sequence ATGCTGCTAAGAGACCTGGTCGCGGCTTCCGGCGCGGTCGCCGCAACCCGCAGCCGTCTGAAAAAGCGGGCGGCGCTCGCGGCCTGTTTAGGCGCCACGCTCCCAGAGGAGCGGGCGCTGGTGGTGAACTACCTCAGCGGCGCGCTGCCTCAGGGCAAGATCGGCCTGGGGCCGGCGCTGATCAGCAAGCTTACCCCGGGCCAGGGTCCGGAACCCTCAACCGTTGAGCTCCTAGAGCTTGATCAGACCTTCGACCAGATCGCCGCGACCAAAGGCGCTGGCTCGGGCAAGGCTCGGCAAGAGACGCTCACCCAGCTTTACGCCCGCCTGAGCGACGACGAGGGCCGCTTTGTCAGCCGCCTGGTGCTGGGCGAGCTGCGGCAGGGTGCTTTGGAAGGCGTGCTCATCGACGCGCTGGCAGACGCGACCGAGTTGCCCGCGAGCGAGCTGCGGCGCGCGGTGATGCTGGCCGGCGACCCCGCCCCGGTTGCGGTAGCTGCCTGGACCGACGGCCTGGCGGGCTTGGCGCAGTTTAAGCTGGAGCTGTTCAAACCGGTTAAGCCCATGCTGGCGCAGCCGGCGGACGACATGCCGGGCGCGATGGAGGCGCTGGGTGAGGCGGCGCTGGAGATCAAGCTGGATGGCGCCCGCGTGCAGATACATCGGGAAGGCACGCGCGTGGAGTTCTACAGTCGCCAGCTCAATCCGGTGACCGAGTCGCTGCCGGAGATCGCGGCAATCGTCGCGGATCTCCCCCTGGAATCAGGCATCTTTGACGGTGAGGTGCTGGCGCTGCGCGAGGATGGCCGGCCCCTGCCGTTCCAGGTGACGATGCGGCGCTTTGGCCGACGCCTCAACGTCGCGGAGATGACCCAAAAAATTCCGCTGCAGCTCTTCGTGTTCGATTGTCTGATGCTCAACGGCGAGTCGCTTATCGATGAACCCCTGAGCCGACGCATCCGGACCATGGAACAGGCTCTGCCCGCGTCGCTGCGGGTCAACCGGCTGATCAGCGCCAGCCGCGAGGAGGCCACGCGGTTCCTCACCGACGCGCTTAGCGCGGGGCATGAGGGCGTCATGGCGAAGTCGCTGACGGCACCCTATATGGCTGGCAGCCGCGGTGCCGACTGGCTCAAGATCAAGCAGGCCCACACGCTGGATCTTGTGGTGCTGGCGGCCGAATGGGGCAGCGGCCGGCGCAAGGGCAAGCTCTCAAATCTACACCTGGGTGCCCGCGACGCCGAGTCAGGGGAATTTGTCATGCTGGGCAAGACCTTTAAGGGGCTGACCGATCGGCTGCTGGCCTGGCAAACCGAACGGCTGCTGGCCCTCCAGACCCACACCGAGGGACATGTCGTCTTCGTGAGACCGAAACTGGTCGTGGAGATCGCCTTCAGCGACGTTCAAACCAGCCCGCAGTATCCCGCGGGGATGGCGCTACGCTTCGCCCGGGTAAAGCGCTACCGCAAAGACAAAACGCCGCTGGAAGCTGACACCCTGACGACGGTGCGCCAGCTTCACCAAGCGGGAGGTTAG
- a CDS encoding AMP-binding protein: protein MAQANGHWGTLGNTDEQVLRQEAIDDPGQFHGRIAAGELHWFDPEQDNWLKADPNTGSWSGFAAANGDPVDKARDPGWQPWRNALDDEQAPFYRWFSGGLTNACFNEIDRHLLAGRGAHTAFVFEGDRWDPSLNNGQGGPVQERSHSYREFFVETVVRAQVLSSLGLKKGDRVAFNLPSIPEQIFYTEAAKRLGIIYTPVFGGFSAKTLSDRICDAGARVVVTADGGYRNAEVVPFKETYADPALDNYVPLPAALDALAEVLAEHELGDLATHIHEQVEAALRGEITIERSDVMRELGRSLRGTEATALGATQTARIRTSVARRLSQVTHVVETVVVVRHTGQDIVQQKRDRWSADLVSDAAAVLLTQAGDLDSLDQLEDTELWSTLNRIQPAQPVDADWPLFIIYTSGSTGKPKGVVHTHGGWLAGITHTMRMVFNAQPEDRIYVIADPGWITGQSYLIAAPFALGITSIVVEGSPLFPHAGRFSSIIQRHGARIFKAGSTFLKAVMTDPASTRDMATFDMAGLKVATFCAEPVSPAVQQFAMENVCSRYINSYWATEHGGMVLSCPWGDVHALAADAKSWPLPWIQAEVRVAVDEPAPGEPNWRPAELGEKGELVITQPYPYLARTIWGNGEALGEPGWCGDLERFTEVYFSRWSDGLAYTQGDFARQHDDGSVTLHGRSDDVINVSGHRIGTEEIEGAILRDKVLNTESPLGNAVVVGAPHTEKGETPVAFVIPAPGGRLSDDDLARLKGLVKTEKGVTAVPSDFLVVSAFPETRSGKYMRRTLRAILLDEPLGDLSTLRNPEVVDEIAATVAEWRAFGRLADARQIVQTYRYLRVETHQLTETDSVVVLTISHPPVNSLNERALDELNTVLQHLKDQSGVAAVVVTGAGNAFVAGADVKELLEVGEAGDRESAQTPANAAHTAFSALENLPVPVIAAVNGPALGGGNELVLACSYVVADPRAVFGQPEINLNLLPGYGGTQRLTRKLYERQGEDGIRVALDMMISGRSVDVERALALGLADEQSGAVGVVQTAVDRVRGLIQGEGPLVAVAAARAQQLKDREKPLPFDPAWLESGRLKQVVEQAHAGDRGSAVERILKATSVGAAQGQAAGLKTEAGLFADGVCDPAAGPIGIRAFLERRSNPLPVRETAVPPDADEATRRQLEAEGELLPLGASFFPGVTSVPAYQYGLGVIKRPEDGAPDHGDPIEAERLLVFDTPEPGPNDALVYVLASELNFNDIWAITGIPVSPFDARDVDVQVTGSGGVAIIAQLGAELAREGRLSVGQLVTIYSGQSELLSPDQGLDPMAADFRIQGYERNDGSHAQFLVVQGPQLHAKLPGLTIEQAGAYGLTQGTIHRALYHTLDIHAGARLFVEGASTGTGLECLRSARSSGLSVLGMVSSDDRASRVASLGGVAINRKDPRWATIFTPVPDEPEGWDAWEQAGETFVNEAHSQVGGPLDFVVSHAGERAFGRSFQLLGDGGILTFFGASTGYRFSFMGKSGEEEVPQTLRRARLRAGQSLLVIYGPGAEDGVVDPIGIEAIEAGCAIGARVAVLADTIEQREFVTSLGFGAQLAGVVSVEQIQRRLGDEFDPPGPLAPMPDPFTESPSFKEAVRRFSDRTLKPIGSAIGPLLRNTMDRRGLPDVVFERRGRDSLALSTSLVKPNTGKVVYSESLSGRRLSFYAPQVWMRQRRILMPTAEIRGTHLNTAREFSEVQERIAAGMIDVVEPVPVAFDEVAAAHQAMWENRHEGATYVALHALPRMGLKTRDELYRAWAIAEAQARGEDFEQVDTGSAGTLR, encoded by the coding sequence ATGGCGCAGGCGAACGGGCATTGGGGAACGCTTGGAAATACTGACGAGCAGGTCCTCAGGCAAGAGGCCATCGACGATCCTGGCCAGTTTCACGGTCGCATCGCGGCCGGCGAACTTCACTGGTTCGACCCCGAGCAGGATAACTGGCTTAAGGCAGACCCCAACACCGGAAGCTGGTCCGGCTTTGCTGCAGCCAACGGCGATCCGGTAGACAAAGCGCGCGACCCGGGCTGGCAGCCCTGGCGCAACGCGCTGGACGACGAGCAGGCCCCCTTCTACCGCTGGTTCAGCGGGGGCCTCACGAATGCCTGCTTCAACGAAATTGATCGGCACCTGTTGGCGGGCCGAGGTGCCCATACCGCTTTTGTGTTTGAGGGCGACCGCTGGGACCCCTCCCTGAACAATGGTCAGGGCGGACCGGTTCAGGAGCGCAGCCATAGCTATCGCGAGTTTTTTGTCGAGACGGTTGTTCGCGCCCAGGTCTTGAGCTCGCTCGGTCTCAAAAAGGGTGACCGGGTGGCGTTTAATCTACCCAGTATCCCGGAGCAGATTTTCTATACCGAGGCGGCCAAGCGCCTCGGCATCATTTACACCCCGGTCTTTGGCGGCTTTTCGGCCAAGACACTGTCCGACCGGATCTGCGATGCGGGCGCTCGCGTCGTTGTGACAGCGGACGGTGGCTATCGCAATGCTGAGGTTGTCCCGTTTAAGGAGACTTATGCCGATCCGGCGCTGGACAACTACGTGCCGCTGCCGGCTGCGCTGGACGCCCTCGCCGAGGTGCTCGCTGAGCATGAGCTCGGCGACCTGGCAACCCATATTCACGAGCAGGTCGAAGCCGCGCTGCGTGGGGAAATCACCATCGAGCGCAGCGACGTCATGCGCGAACTGGGCCGCAGTCTGCGCGGCACCGAAGCCACAGCCTTGGGTGCCACCCAAACCGCCCGTATCCGCACCAGCGTCGCCCGGCGCCTGTCCCAAGTCACCCACGTGGTGGAGACGGTGGTGGTGGTCAGGCACACCGGGCAGGACATCGTCCAGCAAAAGCGCGACCGGTGGTCGGCCGATCTGGTTTCCGACGCGGCGGCCGTGCTGCTCACGCAGGCCGGCGATCTGGACTCACTCGATCAGCTGGAGGACACGGAACTGTGGTCGACGCTGAATCGGATCCAGCCCGCGCAGCCGGTCGACGCCGACTGGCCGCTGTTCATCATTTACACCTCCGGTTCCACCGGCAAACCCAAAGGGGTGGTCCACACCCACGGCGGCTGGCTCGCCGGGATCACGCACACCATGCGGATGGTGTTCAACGCGCAGCCTGAGGACCGGATCTACGTGATCGCCGACCCAGGCTGGATCACCGGACAGTCGTACCTGATTGCCGCACCCTTTGCGCTGGGCATCACCTCTATTGTGGTTGAGGGCTCTCCGCTGTTTCCGCACGCCGGTCGCTTTTCTTCGATCATTCAGCGCCACGGCGCGCGCATCTTTAAAGCTGGCTCAACGTTTCTGAAAGCGGTGATGACCGATCCGGCCAGCACCCGGGACATGGCCACCTTCGACATGGCGGGTCTCAAGGTTGCCACCTTCTGCGCTGAGCCCGTGTCGCCGGCGGTCCAGCAGTTTGCGATGGAGAATGTCTGCAGCCGCTACATCAACTCATACTGGGCTACCGAACACGGAGGCATGGTGCTGAGCTGCCCGTGGGGAGACGTCCACGCGCTGGCGGCGGACGCGAAGAGCTGGCCCCTACCCTGGATCCAGGCAGAGGTGCGCGTTGCCGTCGATGAGCCCGCGCCCGGTGAACCCAACTGGAGGCCCGCCGAGCTGGGGGAAAAGGGTGAGCTGGTCATCACGCAGCCTTACCCCTACCTGGCCAGGACGATCTGGGGGAACGGCGAGGCGCTCGGCGAGCCCGGCTGGTGTGGCGACCTCGAACGCTTTACGGAGGTGTACTTCAGCCGCTGGAGCGATGGTCTGGCCTACACCCAGGGTGACTTTGCCCGGCAGCATGACGACGGCAGCGTCACGCTGCACGGCCGCTCTGACGACGTCATCAACGTATCGGGGCATCGCATTGGCACCGAAGAAATCGAGGGTGCCATTCTCCGGGACAAGGTCCTGAACACCGAGTCACCCCTGGGCAATGCCGTGGTTGTCGGCGCACCCCATACCGAGAAAGGTGAAACGCCGGTGGCGTTTGTCATTCCCGCCCCCGGTGGCCGGCTGTCCGATGACGACCTGGCACGACTGAAGGGTCTGGTCAAAACCGAGAAGGGTGTGACCGCGGTGCCGTCGGATTTTCTGGTGGTTTCAGCGTTTCCCGAGACGCGGTCTGGCAAGTACATGCGCCGCACGCTTCGCGCGATTTTGCTGGACGAACCGCTGGGGGATCTTTCCACCCTGCGTAATCCCGAGGTGGTCGACGAAATCGCGGCCACCGTCGCCGAGTGGCGCGCCTTCGGACGCCTGGCTGACGCTCGGCAGATTGTCCAGACCTACCGCTACCTGCGGGTCGAAACCCACCAGCTCACAGAAACGGACAGCGTGGTGGTGCTGACGATCAGCCACCCGCCGGTGAACTCTCTGAATGAACGGGCGCTCGACGAGCTCAACACGGTGCTGCAGCACCTGAAGGATCAGTCGGGCGTCGCGGCGGTGGTGGTCACCGGCGCCGGCAACGCGTTTGTGGCCGGCGCTGACGTCAAAGAGCTCCTGGAGGTTGGCGAAGCCGGTGACCGCGAGAGTGCGCAGACGCCCGCCAACGCGGCTCACACCGCCTTCTCCGCGCTCGAAAATCTCCCGGTTCCGGTCATCGCGGCCGTCAACGGCCCGGCGTTGGGCGGGGGCAATGAACTGGTGCTGGCCTGCAGCTATGTGGTGGCCGATCCGCGAGCGGTTTTTGGTCAGCCGGAAATCAACCTCAACCTGCTGCCCGGCTATGGTGGCACCCAGCGCCTGACCCGCAAGCTCTACGAGCGCCAGGGCGAAGACGGAATTCGGGTTGCGCTGGACATGATGATCAGCGGTCGCTCGGTGGACGTCGAGCGGGCGCTGGCGCTCGGCCTGGCAGACGAGCAGTCGGGCGCTGTTGGCGTCGTCCAGACCGCGGTCGATCGGGTTCGAGGGCTCATCCAGGGCGAGGGGCCCCTGGTCGCGGTTGCCGCCGCGCGCGCCCAGCAGCTCAAAGATCGGGAAAAGCCCCTGCCCTTCGATCCGGCCTGGCTCGAGTCGGGCCGCCTGAAGCAGGTGGTGGAGCAGGCTCACGCCGGTGATCGCGGTAGCGCCGTCGAACGGATCCTCAAGGCCACGTCGGTCGGCGCCGCGCAGGGCCAGGCGGCGGGCCTCAAGACCGAGGCGGGTCTGTTCGCTGACGGCGTCTGCGATCCGGCCGCGGGTCCAATCGGCATCCGGGCGTTTCTGGAGCGACGCAGCAACCCGCTGCCGGTTCGCGAGACCGCGGTGCCGCCCGACGCTGACGAGGCCACTCGCCGGCAGCTCGAGGCAGAGGGCGAGCTGCTGCCGCTTGGAGCGAGCTTTTTCCCGGGTGTGACCTCGGTTCCGGCTTATCAGTACGGCCTCGGAGTGATCAAACGGCCTGAAGACGGCGCGCCGGATCACGGCGACCCGATTGAGGCAGAGCGCCTGCTGGTCTTCGATACGCCTGAGCCTGGGCCCAACGATGCGCTGGTCTACGTGCTGGCCTCCGAGCTGAACTTCAACGACATCTGGGCCATCACCGGCATCCCGGTGTCACCGTTTGATGCCCGCGACGTGGACGTGCAGGTCACCGGTTCGGGCGGCGTGGCGATCATCGCTCAGCTGGGTGCCGAGCTCGCGCGTGAGGGCCGGCTGTCCGTCGGACAGCTGGTTACCATCTACTCCGGCCAGAGCGAGCTGCTGTCACCCGACCAGGGTCTGGACCCGATGGCGGCCGACTTTCGCATCCAGGGCTACGAACGTAACGACGGCAGCCACGCGCAGTTTCTCGTGGTGCAGGGCCCGCAGCTCCACGCCAAGCTGCCCGGGCTGACCATCGAACAGGCCGGCGCCTACGGCCTGACCCAGGGCACCATTCACCGCGCGCTTTACCACACGCTCGACATACACGCCGGTGCCCGCCTGTTCGTTGAGGGCGCCTCAACCGGCACAGGCCTTGAATGTCTGCGCAGCGCCCGCAGCAGCGGGCTGAGCGTGTTGGGGATGGTCTCCTCAGACGATCGGGCATCGCGGGTAGCGTCACTCGGCGGCGTGGCGATCAACCGTAAAGACCCTCGCTGGGCGACGATCTTTACGCCCGTGCCGGATGAGCCGGAGGGCTGGGACGCCTGGGAGCAAGCGGGCGAGACCTTTGTGAACGAGGCACATAGCCAGGTGGGTGGACCGCTCGACTTTGTGGTGTCGCACGCTGGCGAACGAGCCTTCGGCCGCTCTTTCCAGCTATTGGGTGACGGCGGCATTCTGACCTTCTTTGGCGCCTCAACGGGCTACCGTTTTTCGTTTATGGGCAAAAGCGGTGAGGAGGAAGTGCCCCAAACGCTGCGTCGCGCCCGGCTGCGGGCTGGCCAGTCGCTCCTGGTGATCTACGGTCCCGGCGCGGAAGACGGTGTGGTGGACCCGATAGGCATCGAGGCAATCGAGGCCGGCTGCGCCATCGGCGCCCGGGTAGCGGTGCTCGCTGATACGATCGAGCAGCGCGAGTTCGTCACCTCGCTGGGCTTCGGTGCGCAGCTCGCCGGCGTGGTCAGCGTCGAGCAGATTCAGCGTCGGCTGGGTGACGAGTTTGATCCGCCGGGTCCGCTGGCCCCAATGCCCGACCCCTTTACCGAGTCACCGAGCTTCAAGGAGGCCGTGCGCCGCTTCTCCGACCGAACGTTGAAGCCCATCGGCTCAGCGATTGGGCCGCTGCTGCGCAACACGATGGATCGGCGGGGCCTGCCGGACGTCGTGTTCGAGCGCCGCGGCCGCGACTCGCTGGCGCTGTCCACGTCGCTGGTTAAACCGAACACAGGCAAGGTGGTTTACAGCGAGAGCTTAAGCGGCCGCCGCCTGAGTTTTTACGCACCGCAGGTCTGGATGCGGCAACGACGCATCCTGATGCCAACCGCCGAAATCCGTGGAACCCATCTCAATACGGCTCGCGAATTCAGCGAGGTTCAGGAGCGCATCGCTGCCGGCATGATCGACGTCGTCGAGCCGGTGCCGGTGGCCTTCGACGAGGTGGCTGCGGCGCACCAGGCGATGTGGGAAAACCGCCACGAGGGAGCCACCTACGTGGCGCTGCACGCGCTGCCTCGGATGGGGCTCAAAACCCGCGACGAGCTTTACCGCGCATGGGCCATCGCTGAGGCCCAGGCCCGAGGCGAAGACTTTGAACAGGTGGATACGGGATCAGCAGGGACCCTCCGATGA